In Phaeobacter gallaeciensis DSM 26640, a genomic segment contains:
- a CDS encoding aminoglycoside phosphotransferase family protein → MTDRQSLIASFLTDTPWHSWTRVPLAGDASNRRYERLRDADGATVVLMDAPPDQGEDVAPFVAIATYLREQGLSAPEILAEDHDNGFLVIEDLGDALFAHVMRNDPAQERPLYEAATDVLVALHDAPMPELEPLGPRLMAELSSLAFAKYRDVIREDASPEHVARFTDQFEDILRRTIKGDVVLVQRDYHAENLIWLPERSGVAQVGLLDFQAARAGHRAYDLVSLLQDARRDVPAVIEMQMMERYIAATGVDEGSFRAAYTVLGVQRNMRILGVFARLGRDYGKPHYVDLIPRVWDHFHRGLDHPAMAPLAEFLHQEMPAPTPEVLDRLRG, encoded by the coding sequence ATGACCGACCGACAAAGCCTCATTGCCTCCTTCCTCACCGATACCCCATGGCATAGCTGGACCCGCGTGCCGCTGGCCGGGGATGCCTCCAACCGGCGCTATGAGCGGCTTCGCGATGCAGATGGGGCCACCGTGGTGCTGATGGACGCACCGCCGGATCAGGGAGAGGACGTCGCCCCATTTGTCGCGATTGCGACCTACCTGCGGGAGCAAGGTCTGAGTGCCCCGGAAATTCTGGCCGAGGATCATGACAATGGCTTCTTGGTGATCGAGGATTTGGGCGACGCGCTATTCGCGCATGTGATGCGCAACGACCCGGCACAGGAACGCCCGCTATATGAAGCGGCAACCGATGTGTTGGTCGCACTGCACGACGCCCCGATGCCGGAACTGGAACCGCTCGGACCACGGTTGATGGCGGAGCTGTCTAGCCTCGCCTTTGCCAAATACCGCGATGTGATACGTGAGGACGCCTCACCGGAACATGTCGCCCGCTTCACCGATCAGTTCGAGGATATCCTACGCCGCACGATTAAAGGTGACGTGGTACTGGTTCAGCGCGATTACCATGCCGAAAATCTGATCTGGTTGCCGGAGCGCAGCGGCGTTGCACAAGTCGGTCTGCTGGATTTTCAAGCAGCGCGCGCCGGCCATCGCGCCTATGACCTTGTGTCACTGCTACAGGACGCCCGCCGCGATGTCCCTGCGGTGATCGAGATGCAGATGATGGAGCGGTATATCGCTGCGACCGGTGTTGATGAGGGCAGCTTTCGCGCCGCCTACACCGTGCTGGGCGTGCAGCGCAACATGCGTATCTTGGGCGTTTTTGCCCGCCTTGGGCGTGACTATGGCAAACCTCACTACGTTGATCTTATCCCCCGCGTCTGGGACCATTTTCACCGCGGGTTGGATCACCCGGCGATGGCGCCACTGGCGGAATTCCTCCATCAGGAAATGCCTGCGCCCACCCCTGAGGTGCTGGATCGGTTGCGCGGCTGA
- a CDS encoding nucleotidyltransferase family protein: protein MIFAAGFGTRMRHLTNHQPKPMIPVAGRPLIDHALDLAREVTPPVIVANTHYKSDVLADHLANSEVVISREDPQILDTGGGLRHALPLLGTQSGPVYTMNPDVGWRGPNPLCLLRDAWDPTRMDALLTCIPISRTVGRSGGGDFHTDEDGRLHRGGNLVYGGVQLLRTNRLDEIDETVFSLNTLWDLMAAEGRLFALEYPGHWCDVGTPEGIPLAEDLIAQDEI from the coding sequence ATGATCTTCGCTGCCGGATTTGGCACCCGGATGCGGCACCTGACCAACCACCAGCCCAAACCGATGATCCCGGTCGCCGGTCGCCCACTGATCGACCATGCGCTGGATCTGGCGCGGGAAGTCACACCGCCGGTGATCGTGGCGAACACTCACTACAAGAGTGACGTTCTGGCTGACCATCTTGCAAACAGCGAGGTGGTGATCAGCCGTGAGGATCCTCAGATTCTCGACACCGGTGGTGGGCTGCGACATGCGCTGCCGCTGCTCGGAACGCAATCGGGACCGGTCTACACCATGAACCCGGATGTGGGCTGGCGCGGGCCGAACCCGCTTTGCCTGTTGCGCGACGCGTGGGACCCTACGCGCATGGATGCGCTGCTGACCTGTATTCCCATCAGCCGAACTGTCGGACGCAGCGGCGGTGGTGATTTCCACACAGACGAAGACGGGCGTCTGCATCGCGGCGGCAATCTGGTCTATGGCGGTGTTCAGTTGCTGCGGACCAACAGGCTGGACGAGATTGACGAGACCGTGTTTTCGCTGAACACCCTGTGGGATTTGATGGCCGCAGAAGGACGCCTGTTTGCGCTGGAATATCCCGGCCATTGGTGCGATGTCGGCACCCCCGAAGGGATCCCCCTGGCTGAGGACCTGATAGCCCAAGATGAGATTTGA
- a CDS encoding YfbR-like 5'-deoxynucleotidase, with the protein MPPKPPRAWQRMLSGRRLDLLDPTPVDVEIEDIAHGLAFVARWNGQTMGDFAYSVAEHSLLVETIYSRLNSKAPVRWQLAALLHDAPEYVIGDMISPVKNAVGPSYGELDQRLTAAIHIRFGLPAALPKTVKAQIKKADRISAWMEAIEIAGFSRSEADRLFGKPDQTLLEGLSIRLRPPVEVRRDYVTRHADLLARL; encoded by the coding sequence ATGCCCCCCAAACCTCCACGCGCTTGGCAACGGATGCTCTCCGGGCGCCGACTGGATCTGCTCGACCCGACGCCGGTTGATGTTGAAATCGAAGATATCGCCCATGGGTTGGCGTTTGTGGCGCGCTGGAACGGGCAGACGATGGGTGACTTTGCCTATTCCGTAGCGGAGCACTCACTGTTGGTGGAGACGATTTACAGCCGCCTCAATTCCAAGGCTCCAGTACGCTGGCAATTGGCTGCGCTGCTGCATGATGCCCCGGAATATGTCATCGGCGACATGATCTCGCCCGTGAAAAATGCGGTCGGCCCCAGCTATGGCGAACTCGATCAGCGGCTGACCGCTGCGATTCACATCCGCTTTGGCCTGCCTGCCGCGCTTCCTAAAACGGTGAAAGCACAAATCAAAAAGGCTGACCGGATCAGCGCTTGGATGGAAGCCATCGAGATCGCAGGTTTCTCCAGAAGCGAGGCCGACCGCCTGTTCGGAAAGCCAGATCAAACGCTGCTTGAGGGCCTTTCGATCCGCCTGCGGCCGCCGGTTGAGGTGCGTAGGGATTACGTTACCCGCCACGCCGACCTTCTGGCACGGCTCTGA
- the tsaE gene encoding tRNA (adenosine(37)-N6)-threonylcarbamoyltransferase complex ATPase subunit type 1 TsaE, which yields MTTQKTLVIPLPSPEATADLAARLGAELSNGDCLLLSGIIGAGKTHFARSLIQSQMVMPEDVPSPTFTLVQTYDLPNGELWHADLYRLSSLDEIEELGLISAFESAICLIEWPDRLEELTPAAALHISLALDPNDDDARTATLRWTDARWEPLMKQITA from the coding sequence ATGACAACCCAGAAGACCCTCGTAATCCCCCTACCCTCGCCCGAAGCGACTGCCGACCTGGCCGCCCGTTTGGGCGCAGAACTAAGCAATGGTGACTGCCTGCTTCTGTCAGGCATCATCGGCGCCGGCAAAACGCATTTTGCCCGCAGTCTGATCCAATCGCAGATGGTAATGCCTGAGGATGTGCCCTCACCGACATTCACCCTTGTTCAGACCTATGATTTGCCAAATGGCGAGTTGTGGCATGCCGATCTCTATCGTCTGTCGTCGCTGGACGAGATTGAGGAACTTGGCCTGATCTCCGCTTTTGAGTCCGCTATCTGTCTGATCGAATGGCCAGATCGGCTCGAGGAACTGACGCCAGCTGCCGCTTTGCATATATCACTGGCTCTGGATCCGAATGACGATGATGCCCGTACCGCAACGCTGCGCTGGACTGATGCGCGTTGGGAGCCCTTAATGAAACAGATTACCGCATGA
- the addB gene encoding double-strand break repair protein AddB: MRFEPQDTPRLFAVPCGVDFPRALVDGLVARSRNTPPEALAKVELIVNTSRMARRVRDLFDQGPALLLPRISLLSDLDMRATLRGLPPALPPLRRRLELSQLIAKLLEAQPDLAARSSLYDLSDSLAALFDEMQGEGVSPETIRSLDVSDMSGHWARAQQFIAIADDFAETYEHAMDAQARQRQVVLDLIEEWQDRPPQHPVILAGSTGSRGTTLMLMEAIARLPQGAVILPGFDDQQPDHVWEHLDDPLMSEDHPQYRFFKIMRDLDMTPDQVRPWVDAIPASTARNRLVSLALRPAPVTDAWMREGPELRDIDQATADVTLVEAPNPRAEALAIALRLRKAAEDGQTAALITPDRMLTRQVAAALDRWDILPDDSAGQPLQLSPPGRFLRHIAELFCKPLACDTLLTLLKHPLCHDGAGRGDHLRHTRELELRLRRYGPPFPDADSFAAFEIGRELMPGWTAWLAQCFADKPINGTQPLSQWVDALRNLAEAISRGSQEAAAGGLWDKKAGRKALEIMNNLQAESGYGGEMTARDFADLLRALLSQGEVRDRDAPYGSILIWGTLEARVQGADLVILGGLNEGSWPEAAAPDPWLNRQLRHQAGLLLPERRIGLSAHDFQQAIAAPEVWLTRSERSDEADTVPSRWLNRMTNLLSGLPGQGGPVALTEMRARGQEWLGWAEVLEAPTPIDPANRPAPRPPVSARPRRLTITEIPRLIRDPYAIYAKHVLKLRPLDPLVQEPNALLRGIVLHKILEDFIKATVADPSKLTAQDFLATAAAHLEAKVPWPIARSLWLARLERIADDFINGERQRQATARPTGFEVSGAVRVAPLDFEIAGTADRIDVDERGGLHLFDYKTGDPPTESQQKTFEKQLLIEAAMAERGAFERYGEGRVERALFLGLKSPLKEVAAPLMDEPPGKVWEELSKLISAYFEPDQGYSSRRMVFQDTQTGDYDHLARYGEWDRSDQPVSEILT, encoded by the coding sequence ATGAGATTTGAGCCGCAAGACACGCCACGCCTTTTTGCTGTTCCCTGCGGCGTCGATTTCCCACGCGCGTTGGTTGACGGGCTGGTTGCCCGCAGTCGGAACACGCCGCCAGAAGCCCTGGCCAAGGTCGAACTGATCGTCAACACCTCCCGCATGGCGCGCCGGGTGCGGGACCTGTTTGACCAGGGGCCAGCCCTGCTTTTGCCGCGGATCTCGCTGCTGAGTGATCTCGACATGCGCGCCACCTTACGGGGTCTGCCGCCAGCCTTGCCACCGTTGCGGCGACGGCTGGAGCTATCACAGCTGATTGCTAAATTACTGGAAGCACAGCCAGATCTGGCCGCCCGGTCCTCCCTCTATGATCTCTCAGATAGTCTCGCAGCATTGTTTGACGAAATGCAGGGCGAAGGGGTCAGCCCGGAGACGATCCGCTCGCTGGATGTCTCCGACATGTCCGGCCATTGGGCGCGCGCGCAGCAGTTCATCGCCATCGCCGACGACTTTGCCGAGACCTATGAACACGCAATGGATGCACAGGCCCGTCAGCGACAGGTTGTGCTTGATCTGATCGAAGAGTGGCAGGACCGCCCACCGCAACACCCGGTCATCCTGGCCGGCTCCACTGGATCGCGTGGCACCACGCTGATGCTGATGGAAGCGATTGCGCGCCTGCCGCAGGGCGCGGTTATCTTGCCCGGTTTCGATGACCAGCAGCCGGACCACGTCTGGGAACATCTAGATGATCCGCTGATGTCAGAAGACCACCCGCAATATCGGTTTTTCAAGATCATGCGCGATCTGGACATGACCCCGGATCAGGTGCGTCCATGGGTTGATGCGATACCGGCATCCACGGCGCGCAATCGACTGGTGTCACTGGCCCTGCGCCCGGCTCCTGTTACGGACGCCTGGATGCGCGAAGGCCCCGAGCTGCGCGATATCGATCAGGCCACCGCCGATGTAACCCTGGTGGAGGCTCCCAATCCCCGTGCCGAAGCACTGGCTATCGCTCTGCGGTTGCGTAAGGCTGCCGAGGATGGGCAGACAGCGGCGCTGATCACACCGGATCGAATGCTGACCCGACAGGTGGCAGCCGCGCTGGATCGCTGGGATATTCTGCCGGACGATTCCGCGGGCCAGCCACTGCAACTGTCACCTCCGGGCCGGTTTCTGCGCCACATCGCGGAACTGTTCTGCAAGCCGCTGGCCTGCGACACATTGCTGACCCTGCTGAAACATCCGCTTTGTCACGATGGGGCAGGGCGCGGTGATCACCTGCGCCACACCCGCGAATTGGAGCTGCGGCTGCGCCGTTATGGCCCCCCTTTTCCGGATGCCGACAGTTTTGCTGCGTTTGAAATCGGGCGGGAGCTGATGCCTGGCTGGACCGCTTGGCTCGCACAGTGTTTTGCCGACAAACCCATCAATGGAACGCAGCCTCTGTCACAATGGGTTGATGCCCTGCGGAACCTCGCCGAAGCAATCAGCCGTGGCAGTCAGGAGGCCGCTGCCGGTGGCCTCTGGGACAAGAAAGCCGGTCGCAAAGCGCTGGAAATCATGAATAACCTTCAGGCGGAATCTGGCTATGGCGGTGAGATGACCGCCCGCGATTTTGCCGATCTTCTGCGCGCGCTGCTATCGCAGGGGGAGGTGCGGGACCGCGATGCGCCCTATGGTTCCATCCTGATCTGGGGAACGCTTGAGGCGCGCGTGCAGGGGGCCGATCTGGTGATCCTTGGCGGCCTGAACGAAGGCAGCTGGCCGGAAGCTGCTGCACCCGATCCCTGGCTCAACCGACAACTGCGCCATCAGGCGGGCCTGTTGCTGCCGGAACGTCGCATCGGGCTGTCGGCGCATGATTTCCAACAAGCCATCGCCGCACCCGAAGTCTGGTTGACCCGCTCCGAACGCTCGGACGAGGCGGATACAGTGCCATCACGCTGGCTCAACCGGATGACCAACCTACTGTCCGGCTTGCCGGGGCAGGGTGGCCCTGTCGCGCTGACAGAGATGAGAGCCCGTGGTCAGGAATGGCTAGGCTGGGCGGAGGTATTGGAGGCCCCGACACCAATAGACCCCGCCAACCGGCCAGCGCCGCGCCCGCCGGTTTCGGCCCGCCCCCGCCGTCTGACCATCACGGAAATCCCCCGCCTGATCCGCGACCCTTATGCGATTTATGCCAAACACGTGCTAAAATTGCGTCCGCTTGATCCTCTGGTGCAGGAACCCAACGCCTTGCTGCGCGGCATCGTGCTCCACAAGATCCTGGAGGATTTTATCAAGGCAACCGTTGCTGACCCCAGTAAACTGACAGCGCAGGATTTCCTTGCAACAGCGGCAGCCCATCTGGAGGCAAAGGTCCCATGGCCGATAGCGCGCAGCCTCTGGCTGGCCCGACTTGAACGCATTGCGGATGATTTCATCAATGGAGAGCGCCAGCGACAGGCCACTGCGCGCCCGACTGGTTTTGAAGTCTCCGGTGCCGTGCGCGTTGCGCCGCTTGATTTTGAGATTGCAGGCACCGCCGATCGAATTGATGTGGATGAGCGCGGCGGTCTTCATTTGTTTGATTACAAAACCGGCGATCCACCGACTGAAAGCCAGCAGAAAACCTTTGAAAAGCAGCTATTGATTGAGGCCGCTATGGCTGAACGCGGTGCGTTTGAGCGCTATGGCGAGGGCAGGGTGGAACGGGCGTTGTTCCTTGGCCTCAAAAGCCCGCTGAAAGAGGTTGCAGCCCCGCTCATGGACGAACCACCGGGTAAGGTCTGGGAAGAGTTGAGCAAACTGATTTCAGCCTATTTCGAGCCGGATCAAGGGTATAGCAGCCGTCGCATGGTGTTTCAGGACACCCAGACGGGCGATTACGATCATCTGGCACGCTACGGAGAATGGGACCGAAGCGATCAACCGGTATCGGAGATACTCACATGA
- a CDS encoding ActR/PrrA/RegA family redox response regulator transcription factor: MGEAAMQEIGPDKTLLLVDDDEPFLRRLAKAMEKRGFEVETAGSVAAGSAIATARPPAFAVVDLRLEDGNGLDVVEILRERRPDSRVVVLTGYGAIATAVAAVKIGATDYLSKPADASDIMNALLANEEELPPPPENPMSADRVRWEHIQRVYELCDRNVSETARRLNMHRRTLQRILAKRSPK, translated from the coding sequence ATGGGCGAAGCTGCTATGCAGGAGATAGGACCGGACAAGACACTCTTGTTGGTCGATGACGACGAGCCCTTTCTGCGGCGCCTGGCCAAAGCCATGGAAAAAAGAGGTTTTGAGGTTGAAACCGCTGGCTCCGTCGCCGCTGGCAGTGCGATTGCAACCGCGCGTCCGCCCGCCTTTGCGGTGGTGGATCTGCGGCTTGAGGATGGCAATGGGCTGGATGTGGTGGAGATCCTGCGGGAACGCCGCCCGGATAGCCGTGTGGTTGTTCTGACCGGATACGGGGCGATTGCGACGGCTGTTGCTGCGGTGAAGATTGGTGCTACCGACTACCTGTCAAAACCTGCGGATGCGTCGGACATCATGAATGCGCTGCTCGCCAATGAGGAAGAGCTGCCACCCCCGCCGGAAAACCCGATGAGTGCGGATCGTGTCCGTTGGGAGCATATCCAGCGGGTTTACGAGCTTTGTGACCGCAATGTTTCCGAGACCGCACGGCGGCTCAATATGCATCGGCGCACGTTGCAGCGTATTCTCGCCAAGCGCAGCCCCAAATAA
- a CDS encoding PAS-domain containing protein gives MQQILSTDWLVLATLCAATAAAAVWWLSPSPKPKGFEQDLLQGDGRSDAVFLFDDTTLIGWSSGARRFIGEQAETFSWANLREQLARSYPGLPQSPGFLKDVGPLVLSGTANAESREALCEWIDGVTRVQLRSTSSEEHNHSIDQELTTLRSAVHQAPYPVWLQSDDGAVTWSNLAYDDLSQKIRGRNVDFSEPLFTDLDDPMASGKPERISIPLPESKKKLWYNISTTETEAGWLCHAVDVNAVVDAEIAQRNFVQTLAKTFAQLSIGLAIFDRNRQLVLFNPVLIDLTALPANFLSSRPNLLTFFDRLRDQRMMPEPKNYSSWRHQMADLLEAAAEGRYQETWSLPSGSVYSVSGRPHPDGAIAFLFEDITAEITLTRQFRSELEMGQSIMDQMDEAIAVFANDGTMTFSNAAYHDLWQMDPDGSFAKITIMDSSRVWQDMCAATPAWGEIRDFVAGSENRAAWWANVQLRNGKPMVCKVSAIQNGATMVSFRSPEPTPAPVDQQRFAITKPGK, from the coding sequence ATGCAGCAGATCCTATCGACCGACTGGCTTGTATTGGCGACGCTTTGTGCGGCAACGGCAGCGGCAGCTGTCTGGTGGCTGTCTCCTAGCCCCAAACCAAAGGGGTTTGAGCAGGACCTGCTGCAGGGGGATGGACGGTCCGACGCCGTGTTTCTCTTCGACGATACGACGCTGATCGGCTGGTCCTCCGGCGCGCGCCGTTTCATCGGTGAACAGGCCGAAACCTTCAGCTGGGCAAACCTACGCGAACAACTGGCCCGCAGTTATCCAGGCTTGCCCCAATCCCCCGGTTTCCTGAAGGATGTCGGCCCGCTTGTACTCTCTGGCACAGCCAACGCCGAAAGTCGCGAAGCGCTATGTGAATGGATCGACGGTGTGACCCGCGTTCAGCTGCGCAGCACCTCATCCGAGGAACATAATCACAGCATCGATCAGGAGCTGACGACACTGCGCTCAGCCGTGCATCAGGCGCCCTACCCGGTCTGGCTACAGTCCGATGACGGGGCCGTCACTTGGTCCAACCTCGCCTATGATGATCTCAGCCAGAAAATCCGCGGCCGCAACGTCGATTTTTCCGAACCTCTGTTCACTGATCTTGATGACCCGATGGCCAGCGGCAAGCCGGAGCGGATCTCTATCCCGCTGCCTGAGAGCAAGAAAAAACTCTGGTACAATATCTCGACCACCGAGACAGAGGCAGGCTGGCTTTGTCACGCCGTAGATGTAAACGCGGTTGTTGACGCCGAGATTGCCCAGCGCAACTTTGTGCAGACACTGGCAAAAACCTTTGCCCAACTCTCCATTGGCCTTGCGATCTTTGACCGCAATCGTCAGCTGGTTCTGTTCAACCCCGTGCTGATCGATCTGACCGCCCTGCCCGCCAACTTCCTGAGTTCGCGCCCAAATCTGTTGACCTTCTTTGATCGGCTGCGCGATCAGCGCATGATGCCGGAACCAAAGAACTATTCCAGCTGGCGCCACCAGATGGCTGATCTGCTGGAAGCAGCGGCTGAGGGGCGCTACCAGGAAACATGGTCACTGCCATCCGGATCGGTCTATTCCGTCTCCGGTCGCCCGCACCCCGATGGAGCTATCGCGTTCCTGTTTGAGGATATCACTGCCGAAATCACCCTGACCCGACAGTTCCGCTCTGAGCTGGAAATGGGCCAGTCGATCATGGATCAGATGGACGAAGCCATCGCGGTTTTTGCCAATGATGGCACCATGACCTTCTCCAACGCGGCCTATCATGATCTTTGGCAGATGGATCCCGACGGCAGCTTCGCCAAGATCACCATAATGGATTCCAGCCGCGTCTGGCAGGATATGTGCGCGGCAACACCCGCTTGGGGTGAAATCCGGGATTTTGTCGCCGGCAGTGAGAATCGCGCTGCTTGGTGGGCCAATGTACAGCTGCGCAATGGCAAGCCTATGGTCTGCAAGGTCAGCGCCATTCAGAATGGGGCAACCATGGTTAGCTTCCGCTCCCCTGAGCCAACCCCCGCCCCGGTTGATCAGCAGCGGTTTGCGATTACAAAACCGGGCAAATAG
- a CDS encoding SCO family protein — translation MTRLYAVLAAVVVAALVGGAWFATRGGGADDDFAQCRASQIAGGSDTIGGPFELLNASGETVTEKDVITKPSLVYFGYTFCPDVCPLDVARNAEAIDLLDERGQDVTPVFISIDPDRDTPEVVGDFAANLHERMIGLTGSHEQVKAASRAYKTYYKKQDGDEDYYLVDHSTFSYLVLPEQGFVEFFRRDETPEQIADKVGCFLENL, via the coding sequence ATGACCCGTCTCTACGCTGTCCTTGCTGCCGTTGTTGTTGCTGCCCTGGTGGGTGGCGCTTGGTTTGCCACACGAGGTGGCGGTGCGGACGACGACTTTGCGCAGTGCCGCGCCAGTCAGATCGCCGGTGGCTCTGATACCATTGGCGGCCCGTTTGAGTTGCTGAATGCCAGCGGCGAGACCGTGACAGAAAAGGACGTGATTACCAAGCCGTCGCTGGTCTACTTCGGCTATACCTTCTGCCCAGATGTCTGCCCGCTGGATGTTGCACGCAATGCAGAGGCCATCGATCTGCTGGATGAGCGCGGGCAGGATGTGACGCCGGTGTTCATCTCCATTGACCCTGATCGTGACACGCCTGAAGTGGTCGGCGACTTCGCCGCCAATCTGCATGAGCGTATGATCGGGCTCACCGGATCGCATGAGCAGGTTAAAGCTGCCAGCCGTGCCTACAAGACCTACTACAAGAAACAGGATGGTGATGAAGATTACTATCTTGTTGATCATTCGACCTTTTCCTATCTGGTCTTGCCAGAACAGGGGTTTGTTGAATTCTTCCGCCGCGATGAGACGCCGGAGCAGATTGCCGATAAGGTCGGTTGCTTCCTGGAAAATCTGTAA
- the regB gene encoding sensor histidine kinase RegB, protein MSATNIDLLSGQERSHWIRLRTLILLRWVAIVGQVSAITVAQQLYNLQLELVLCYIAIGVSVLGNLIAIILFPQNKRLSEFENFLMVLFDLLQLNFLLYLTGGLNNPFALLVLGPVTISASMMRLRSTLIIGATAIILVTLLAEFHLPLRTPQGFVLRVPDIFVFGNWTAIVIAVLFIGAYSYRISAEIRSMSDALAATQMALSREQKLTDLGGVVAAAAHELGTPLATIKLASAELIDELEDRPDLREDAALIREQADRCRDILRSMGRAGKDDLHLRQAPLSTVINEAAEPHMDRGKTIQFEEAPESDGDLQHPTILRQPEIIHGLRNLVQNAVDFARSTVWIDASWNDEMITLRISDDGRGYPSHLLGRIGDPFVRRRRSDSDRRQRPEYEGMGLGLFIAKTLLERSGAQLTFANGSDPNQTLTRDPARRGALVQVSWPRSKIDALTGENAVPIGENKRIEI, encoded by the coding sequence ATGAGCGCAACAAATATCGATCTGCTGAGCGGCCAGGAACGCAGCCACTGGATCCGCCTACGCACCTTGATCCTGCTGCGCTGGGTGGCGATTGTCGGTCAGGTTTCAGCGATTACCGTGGCCCAGCAGCTGTATAATCTGCAGCTGGAACTGGTACTGTGCTATATCGCTATCGGTGTGTCCGTGCTCGGCAACCTGATCGCAATCATCCTGTTTCCACAGAACAAACGCCTGTCGGAGTTCGAGAACTTTCTGATGGTTCTCTTTGATCTCTTGCAGCTGAACTTTCTGCTTTATCTGACCGGCGGGTTGAACAATCCCTTTGCACTTCTGGTCTTGGGCCCGGTGACCATATCCGCCTCAATGATGCGGCTCCGTTCTACGCTGATCATTGGTGCAACCGCGATCATTCTGGTGACGCTGCTGGCAGAATTTCATCTGCCATTGCGCACCCCGCAAGGTTTTGTGCTGCGGGTGCCGGACATCTTTGTCTTCGGCAACTGGACCGCCATTGTGATTGCGGTACTGTTCATCGGTGCCTATTCCTATCGCATCAGCGCCGAGATCCGCTCGATGTCTGATGCACTGGCCGCAACCCAAATGGCCCTGTCCCGCGAACAAAAGCTGACAGATCTTGGCGGTGTGGTAGCTGCAGCGGCGCATGAGCTGGGCACACCATTGGCCACAATCAAACTGGCCAGTGCAGAGCTGATTGATGAGCTGGAGGACCGACCCGATCTGCGCGAAGACGCCGCGTTGATCCGTGAGCAGGCTGATCGATGCCGCGATATCCTGCGAAGTATGGGTCGCGCCGGCAAGGACGACCTGCATCTACGCCAGGCCCCCCTCTCCACCGTGATCAACGAGGCGGCTGAACCCCATATGGACCGCGGCAAGACTATCCAGTTCGAGGAGGCCCCCGAAAGCGATGGCGATCTGCAGCACCCGACTATCCTGCGCCAGCCGGAGATCATTCATGGGCTGCGCAATCTGGTTCAGAACGCCGTGGATTTCGCCCGGTCAACTGTCTGGATTGATGCCAGCTGGAACGATGAGATGATCACGCTGCGCATCAGCGATGACGGGCGGGGATATCCGTCGCACTTGCTAGGCCGGATTGGCGATCCCTTCGTGCGCCGCAGACGCAGCGACAGCGACCGGCGCCAGCGACCGGAGTATGAGGGTATGGGTCTGGGGTTGTTCATTGCCAAAACTCTGCTTGAGCGCAGTGGTGCACAGCTGACGTTTGCAAACGGCTCAGATCCAAATCAAACGCTGACCCGTGATCCCGCGCGGCGCGGAGCTTTGGTACAGGTCAGCTGGCCTCGCAGCAAAATTGACGCACTGACAGGCGAAAATGCCGTTCCCATCGGGGAAAATAAACGTATAGAAATTTAA